From one Plasmodium malariae genome assembly, chromosome: 12 genomic stretch:
- the PmUG01_12055100 gene encoding conserved Plasmodium protein, unknown function: MMSYSPNHIPSHETNYSKRDRRVKFVETFNLCYCAHDTSHIKENANKSSIKNIGSDLIHNLCYNVGNIESKDDNNFKREIEQFQNFLYYSDNKYSFLSKKEPYEHDYILDSVVKDNFYEKREYDTFSNFCTIPKHSKICQLLNNKKIERENFSRQREKVRIKNTLLKNELENNLCSFNKHLLKYCTYQSDSKVKQQKKNKNSSSQSIKKILCKYFNIYSENLKKKKKKKKNVYVLTRKNFINATCPKDGSKQNLHHPEDSKIDLFLNSCNKISSDEKRKILKNLNLNYAKNERKRNVSAPFISNNLKRCEKICPFDKEVTICARENAENNGTKKEGAGCRLNNVLHNKNINILSYDDIDLYRIKRKIKQGYIYLNNEGLMHNYSDNITPYTKYVKDRKLVQKKFTFNREKTIVKRDYNKKHIFHRINNKKASDVGTPTCSLLYSFPNESNLQVTLCSKNINNNNNISNNNNISNNNNIIIIIIYNNNNISNNNNISNNNNISNNNNISNNNNISNNNNISNNKNNSVDETMENFNNKKKLSKLFCPTHNVLIRNIRHDIKKNKKYPSICSLNNSQEHQHNVKNEQFDIYRQYINSQNLLYVYDKLIHNKNTGATAKQRNNRAKRVIKKSNLYSDNEMNKLYQSNNVSRRNIAFGKSIIRSHSFHNFKNCDKRKDMTRSTFKKDTQDSDIFCSDYCTNGISPDDINPNNIRSNDMTTKRTHPNVTCATNSADFAKGMNLKTYINDDIKEHRSTRVKKRVLNNEIEDYVSTNSSNIINYIIPLKKIKYNINRVQKKHKCNHLHNERNIIKRICYNVTDDKRFSYSDSEIRQVDVRKSYGVINENNRRQEANYSLEAVNTYPNNCSWKKKEYEKDINFCIHFNKINSEEFRISNVNNFNVTTCSTTCTSSCKSKMSQKHDNNYCNDKENGIEANELKKIKDVINSTNRNNSGIKNNKNKNGPYSIFSIVEYRTNTKNKELEKVHPLSTCQECRNIYLENVYEEDNNYKKMHNSFSNNNENIYLDITDSTKKGDSCKCIYYSMISGDKILRGIKVDNKGRDENEREHKYEYNNADNNESQNDETNKTNKESSNQSNSYGKYKNYICEEILAHNGDATEHEMTVQPTNSHSKSNYKYPLSFAHVLKDNKVSESVRCSYAEIENADNKSWVHKAINLRSNRFNEVKYSYTEMERRTRNEILINVQASSRCKKELPLKPNVYWCKNRSFFERKYIKREIKDKKVRSCYREFFRGKNKDKDMHKNKHDDNSKCAKCAKCCNEAIETLQHLNYNKDNHTNTSTNKTSKLIETYKKINNDYEIKNDIIEHSEKWEHLELQGKRYTILLQEEVSERKREREREGENYAILDKKRLLTRNISSKESNSHLSHKQGKIRSYYIVKDIEGELKKTPSNAVIYTNDIYKKSKENITPFKNFEIFEHFGKMRRRCYTTALLNDNNTTEKKYSKNAKRGKNMSNNIDYLISTNEFKNIMNKNYHFPDIVPNSKHPANLCPSNKICCSKVGSDSKCHIAKSNISVDFNVLNNSSLKNSKQFEQDICIGTKHNNTAHIDTFDILRKKFIYERLKNGVKEGFFNSIHSEGTNVVNLFNATKKETQNGDLNEAPNEIQNTCNEENPSASYMEGMINKKKKDANIYNKKNVEKAQYITHSLNGIYCSNWRDKNGSLFEDVGRQNNSSNDSSGDINGGNDWDQTYANYRNDNVKENYTNGNCWFHKSIKYSPRITASCSGPNNNLANKYNTNNNDNSNDNFNNIIYLNNGINIINNIRNMNNTIENVDIVNFPYSCMHKKENMCNRDSVHVLNNKEYKLQYNTSSEQVDMNKAHYKKTNEKLTNTRKVGNMNTYKLNLLNNELNMNEVFTRVSDRECKEVRDKILYEKCIDLQRVDEKTNSGRIELAHFSSSAELAHFRSSTKPANTSNSVKPLNGQYVIVNEKNNISIRKKSECHNEVSSSSSVQKVLDNVYIRNNNTHACSSSISKKYDSNSNESFSSCFDDKINSSTNSDKRCSTISKSDTTNNVTHHNEVLEYGKGEKKEYLNFVNSQNGNSTSCNIIRSRRSNSCNGHFKPEDQVLKERNCLQNDHLRNGTSEKDSNMTLYKFINKRDIPTVILKISSASTIPGAEGEQSSHKAEKKKVYNSNNNNKSNNSNNNNKSNNSNNSNNNNNSNNNSNNSNNSNNNNNNNNNNSNNNNNNNSNNSNNSNNSNNSNNSNNSNNSNNNNSNSNNNSNNNSNNNNNSNNNSNNNSNNNNNPQSKKTKNDYFNGEGKMKEPVVKWKISNYCESGKLEDLHKDNAFGDVTKTCLKKSLISESTEKIRMKCNSILSRNRYNNYAHDHFSTSCTMENVTDNINYNIGTEIKVNNFTTAINNEINEINYKEMNSSKMEMQKKKNFTNNNEDLKNYLFSYNLKSNVNNFFNCSNKNKLATSLSYGCEKTSKNIYTCESTKVLNSNFNCEVQQVNRSDTFHTEIQGEITESFNCNSEDIRSSSFRSRGENLIRNALTVNSKIDTRKYLTNNENNIGNMENMENRNNHLIEWYPGFDIPIGTNGRAILRKALHQKRMTNVKKCDELLSSNNLFPTSRSTFGDMKIKDLYRAAYILGVWHVAEKYCLLACERNGYKKEWIYMLKKNGIKITIKALKEIRNKHILHKKKIANEIKKRKFTKLGKCSFPPPLTVAIRWISFLLIIRGTMVKMIASKNYNFISSMDATKGEEKKLNNEKKRIKRQNEGATDNAVGGSTRYIRKYKKSKKVENIRRNIIQKDSSAIMPEFFKSCTSFLSTSKMKNYENDDNSYNNDAMNDYNNDMGDYNNDKND, encoded by the exons GttaaacaacaaaaaaaaaataagaacagTTCTTCGCAAtctattaagaaaatattatgtaaatactttaatatatatagtgaaaatttaaaaaaaaaaaaaaaaaaaaaaaaaaatgtatatgttttaactaggaaaaattttataaatgccACATGCCCTAAAGATGGTAGCAAACAAAATTTGCATCACCCGGAGGATAGTAAAATAGATTTGTTCCTAAACAGTTGTAACAAAATATCAAGcgatgaaaaaagaaaaattttaaaaaacttaaatttGAATTATGCAAAGAATGAACGAAAAAGAAATGTAAGTGCCCCATTCATTtctaataatttgaaaagaTGTGAAAAAATATGCCCCTTTGATAAAGAGGTAACAATTTGCGCAAGGGAAAATGCAGAAAATAATGGTACCAAAAAGGAAGGAGCGGGATGTAGGTTAAATAATGTactacataataaaaatataaacattttatctTATGATGATATAGACttatatagaataaaaagaaaaattaaacaaggctatatatatttaaataatgaaggACTCATGCACAATTATAGTGACAATATCACCCcttatacaaaatatgtaaaagaTAGAAAACTagtgcaaaaaaaatttaccttTAATAGGGAAAAAACTATAGTAAAGAGGGATTATAATAAGAAACATATATTTCACagaataaataacaaaaaagcGAGTGATGTGGGTACCCCCACATGTTCACTGCTATATAGTTTTCCAAATGAGAGCAACTTACAAGTTACTTTATgttctaaaaatattaataataataataatattagtaataataataatattagtaataataataatatta taataataataatatataataataataatattagtaataataataatattagtaataataataatattagtaataataataatattagtaataataataatattagtaataataataatattagtaataataagaataattctGTAGATGAAACGATggaaaattttaacaataaaaaaaaattaagcaaGCTTTTTTGTCCTACACATAATGTACTCATACGAAATATAAGacatgatattaaaaaaaataaaaaatatcccTCAATTTGTAGCTTAAATAACTCGCAGGAACATCAACACAATGTGAAAAATGAACAATTCGACATATATAGgcaatatataaattctcaaaatttattatatgtatacgataaactaatacataataaaaacacaGGTGCTACAGCAAAACAGCGTAATAATAGAGCAAAGAgggtaattaaaaaaagcaatCTCTACAGTGATAATGAGATGaacaaattatatcaaaGCAATAACGTAAGTAGACGTAATATTGCATTTGGAAAAAGTATAATTCGTTCCCATTCTTTTCATAACTTCAAAAATTGCGATAAAAGGAAAGACATGACGAGAAGCACCTTTAAAAAGGATACGCAGGATAGTGATATTTTCTGTAGTGACTACTGCACTAATGGAATTAGCCCTGACGATATAAACCCTAACAACATTCGATCTAATGATATGACCACCAAACGCACTCACCCTAATGTTACCTGTGCTACTAACAGTGCAGATTTTGCCAAAGGGATGAATTTAAAAACTTATATCAATGATGATATAAAGGAACATAGATCTACaagagtaaaaaaaagagtgtTAAATAACGAAATTGAAGATTATGTTTCTAcaaatagtagtaatattattaattatattattcccctaaaaaaaataaaatataatataaacagagttcaaaaaaagcataaatgTAACCATCTACATAATGAGAggaatataattaaaagaatatgcTACAATGTAACAGACGATAAAAGATTTTCCTATAGTGACAGTGAAATAAGACAAGTTGACGTTAGAAAAAGTTATGGGGTAATAAATGAGAATAACAGGAGACAAGAGGCGAATTACTCATTAGAAGCAGTTAATACTTATCCAAATAATTGCtcatggaaaaaaaaagagtatgaAAAGGATATAAATTTCTGTATACATTTCAATAAGATAAATTCTGAAGAATTCAGAATATCTAATGTGAACAATTTTAATGTCACCACCTGTAGTACTACGTGTACTAGTAGCTGTAAATCTAAAATGAGTCAGAAACATGATAACAATTATTGCAATGATAAAGAAAATGGGATAGAAGCAAACGAATTGAAGAAGATAAAAGATGTAATAAATAGTACCAATAGGAATAATTCTGgcataaaaaacaataagaATAAGAACGGTCCTTATTCTATATTCAGCATCGTGGAATATAGAACAAATACCAAAAATAAAGAGCTTGAAAAAGTACACCCATTAAGTACATGTCAAGAATgcagaaatatttatttagaaaatgtatatgaggaggataataattataagaaaatgCATAATAGTTTTTCAaacaataatgaaaatatatatcttgaTATTACAGATTCTACCAAAAAAGGCGACAGCTGCAagtgtatttattattctatgATAAGTGgtgataaaattttaagagGAATAAAAGTAGATAATAAGGGGAGAGACGAAAATGAAAGAGaacataaatatgaatataacaATGCAGATAATAATGAGAGCCAAAATGACGAAACAAATAAGACTAATAAGGAGAGCAGTAACCAGAGCAATAGTTACggcaaatataaaaattacatatgtGAAGAAATTTTAGCGCACAATGGAGATGCTACCGAACACGAAATGACTGTGCAACCGACTAATTCGCACTCGAAAAGCAATTACAAGTATCCCTTATCATTTGCGCATGTTTTGAAAGATAATAAGGTCAGCGAATCGGTTAGATGTAGCTATGCCGAAATTGAAAATGCAGATAATAAAAGTTGGGTGCATAAAGCAATAAATTTAAGAAGTAACCGATTtaatgaagtaaaatattcatatacagAAATGGAAAGAAGAACaagaaatgaaattttaataaatgtgcAAGCTTCCAGTAGGTGCAAAAAAGAACTACCCCTAAAACCGAACGTGTATTGGTGTAAAAATAGGTCCTTTTTTGaaaggaaatatataaaaagggaaataaaGGATAAAAAGGTTAGAAGTTGCTATAGGGAGTTTTTcaggggaaaaaataaagataaagaCATGCATAAAAACAAACATGACGATAACTCAAAATGTGCAAAATGTGCGAAGTGTTGTAATGAAGCTATTGAAACGTTGCAACATCTCAATTATAACAAAGATAATCATACGAATACGTCAACGAATAAAACCTCGAAATTGATagaaacatataaaaaaattaacaacgattatgaaataaaaaatgatattatcGAACATTCTGAGAAATGGGAACATTTGGAACTTCAGGGGAAGAGATACACAATATTACTACAAGAAGAAGTAAGTGAAAGAAAACGAGAACGAGAAAGAGAAGGGGAAAATTATGCTATACTTGACAAAAAAAGGCTGTTAACACGAAATATAAGTAGCAAAGAAAGCAACTCACATTTGAGCCATAAACAAGGAAAAATAAGGAGCTATTACATTGTCAAAGATATTGAGGGTGAACTAAAAAAAACACCATCTAATGCAgtcatatatacaaatgatatttataaaaagagtaaagaaaatataacacCTTTCAAAAATTTCGAAATTTTCGAACATTTCGGAAAAATGAGGAGAAGATGTTACACAACCGCCCtcttaaatgataataatactacagaaaaaaaatattcaaaaaacgCAAAGagaggaaaaaatatgtcTAATAATATAGACTATTTAATTAGTACAAAtgaattcaaaaatattatgaacaaaaacTATCACTTCCCCGATATTGTCCCTAACAGTAAGCATCCCGCTAATCTTTGTCCTAGTAACAAAATTTGTTGTAGTAAAGTAGGTTCAGATTCTAAATGCCATATTGCAAAAAGCAATATATCTGTTGATTTTAATGTACTAAATAATTCTTCCCTAAAAAACAGCAAACAATTTGAGCAAGACATATGTATTGGTACAAAACACAATAATACAGCACATATAGATACGTTcgatatattaagaaaaaaattcatatatgaAAGATTGAAAAATGGTGTCAAGGAaggtttttttaattctatcCATTCGGAAGGTACGAATGTAGTGAATCTTTTTAATGCAACTAAAAAGGAGACCCAAAATGGGGACCTAAATGAGGCCCCAAATGAGATCCAGAATACGTGTAACGAGGAAAATCCAAGTGCATCTTACATGGAAggaatgataaataaaaaaaaaaaagatgcaaatatatataataagaaaaatgttgAAAAGGCACAATATATAACTCACTCATTAAATGGTATTTACTGTTCTAATTGGAGAGACAAAAACGGAAGCCTATTTGAAGATGTAGGTCGTcaaaataatagtagtaatgaTAGTAGTGGTGATATAAATGGGGGAAATGACTGGGATCAAACGTATGCAAACTATCGAAATGACAATGTAAaggaaaattatacaaatggGAATTGCTGGTTCCATAAGAGCATAAAATATAGCCCTCGAATTACTGCTTCTTGTAGCGGTCCAAACAACAACCTTGCAAATAAGTATAACACAAACAACAATGACAACTCTAATGacaattttaataacataatatatttaaataatggtataaatataattaataatataagaaatatgaaTAACACCATAGAAAATGTAGATATAGTGAATTTCCCTTACAGCTGCAtgcataaaaaagaaaatatgtgCAACAGAGATAGTGTTCATGTCCTAAATAACAaggaatataaattacaGTACAACACTTCAAGTGAACAAGTTGATATGAATAAAgcacattataaaaaaactaatGAAAAGTTGACAAATACCAGAAAAGTAGGTAATATGAACACCTATAAACTAAAcctattaaataatgaactAAACATGAACGAGGTATTTACTCGAGTATCAGATCGTGAGTGTAAAGAAGTGAGAGACAAAATATTGTACGAGAAATGCATAGATTTACAACGTGTagatgaaaaaacaaatagcGGAAGAATTGAACTGGCCCATTTTAGTAGCAGCGCTGAACTGGCCCATTTTCGTAGCAGCACTAAACCAGCCAATACCAGTAACAGTGTCAAACCATTGAATGGGCAATATGTCATTGttaatgagaaaaataatatatcgattagaaaaaaaagcgaGTGCCATAACGAAGTAAGCAGTTCTTCCTCAGTTCAAAAGGTATTAGATAATGTGTACATAAGGAATAATAATACGCATGCATGTAGTAGCAGcattagtaaaaaatatgacaGCAATAGTAATGAATCTTTTTCTAGTTGCTttgatgataaaataaatagttcAACAAATTCAGACAAGCGTTGTAGCACTATTTCAAAATCGGACACTACAAATAACGTAACGCACCATAACGAGGTATTAGAATAtggaaaaggagaaaaaaaagaatatctaaattttgtaaattctCAAAACGGGAATAGTACCAGTTGCAACATCATCAGAAGCCGAAGAAGCAACTCTTGCAATGGGCACTTTAAACCTGAGGATCAAGtattaaaagaaagaaaCTGTTTACAAAATGACCATTTACGTAATGGTACAAGTGAGAAGGACTCAAATATGACATTATACAAATTCATTAACAAAAGAGATATTCCTACTgtgattttaaaaattagcAGTGCTTCCACAATACCAGGCGCTGAAGGGGAACAATCATCACACAaggcagaaaaaaaaaaagtatataacagtaataataataataaaagtaataacagtaataataataataaaagtaataatagtaataatagtaataataataataatagtaataataatagtaacaatagtaataatagtaataataataataataataa taataataatagtaataataataataataataatagtaataatagtaataatagtaataatagtaataatagtaataatagtaataatagtaataatagtaataataataatagtaatagtaataataatagtaataataatagtaataataataataatagtaataataatagtaataataatagtaataataataataatcctCAGAgtaaaaaaactaaaaatgaCTACTTTAATGGAGAAGGAAAAATGAAGGAACCGGTAGTCAAGTGGAAAATTTCTAACTATTGCGAAAGTGGAAAACTCGAGGATCTACATAAGGACAATGCTTTTGGAGACGTTACTAAAACGTGCTTGAAGAAATCATTAATAAGTGAAAGTActgaaaaaataaggatGAAGTGCAACTCAATTTTGAGTAGAAACCGTTACAATAATTATGCACATGATCATTTTTCAACAAGTTGTACTATGGAAAATGTAACTGACAACATAAATTACAATATAGGAACagaaataaaagtaaataattttacaacaGCTataaataacgaaataaatgaaataaattataaagaaatgaattcctcaaaaatggaaatgcaaaaaaaaaaaaattttacaaataataatgaagatttaaaaaattacctTTTCAGTTATAACTTGAAAagtaatgtaaataatttttttaattgcaGCAACAAAAATAAGTTGGCTACTTCTTTGTCCTATGGTTGTGAGAAAACttcgaaaaatatttacaccTGTGAATCGACAAAAGTTCTGAATAGCAACTTTAACTGTGAAGTACAACAAGTCAATCGGTCTGACACATTTCACACAGAGATACAAGGAGAAATTACTGAATCGTTTAATTGTAATTCCGAAGATATTCGTAGCAGTTCGTTTAGAAGCAGAGGGGAAAACCTTATTCGTAATGCACTTACTGTTAATTCAAAAATTGATACCAGAAAATACCTTACCaacaatgaaaataatataggtAATATGGAGAATATGGAAAATAGGAATAATCACCTAATTGAGTGGTATCCCGGATTCGATATTCCAATAGGAACAAATGGAAGGGCAATATTACGAAAAGCTTTACATCAAAAAAGAATGACGAATGTAAAGAAATGTGATGAACTTTTATcatcaaataatttatttcccACTTCAAGATCTACATTTGGagatatgaaaataaaagacTTATACAGAGctgcatatatattaggaGTATGGCATGTGGCTGAGAAATATTGCCTACTAGCATGTGAAAGGAATGGATACAAAAAGGAATGGATTTACATGCTCAAAAAGAACGGTATTAAAATTACTATTAAAGCTCTTAAAGAAATCAGAAATAAGCATATTCttcataagaaaaaaatagcaaatgaaattaaaaaaagaaaatttactAAATTGGGAAAATGTTCA tTTCCTCCACCTCTAACAGTGGCAATAAGATGGATATCatttttactaataataaGAGGGACAATGGTCAAAATGATTGCTtccaaaaattataattttatttcatccATGGATGCTACAAAGggagaggaaaaaaaattaaataatgaaaaaaagcgTATTAAACGACAAAATGAGGGAGCGACAGATAATGCGGTTGGCGGAAGTACAAGGTATATAAGAAAGTacaaaaaaagcaaaaaagtTGAAAATATCAGGAGAAACATAATTCAAAAGGACAGTTCTGCTATTATGccagaattttttaaaagttgcACTAGCTTTTTGTCCACATCtaaaatgaagaattatGAAAACGATGataatagttataataatgaCGCTATGAATGATTACAATAACGATATGGGTGATTACAATAATGATAAGAATGATTAA
- the PmUG01_12055000 gene encoding valine--tRNA ligase, putative, translated as MRKTLLRRILFYKYQTCARYSKVKNMENRNLKENLKSMKDAYDPKSVESKWYTFWEQNDYFKPKKELIKIKDNANKFVIVLPPPNITGTLHIGHTLTIAIQDSLVRYKRMKNYLTLYIPGTDHAGIATQTVVEKMLYKKEKKVRHDYGRDEFVKKIYEWKNLHGNKINNQIRRIGASVDWSREYFTMNENLSIAVKEAFIRFYDSGLIYRDNRLVAWCPHLKTALSDIEVNLEEIKKPTKIKIPSFDHLVEVGVLYKFFYQIKDSQEKIEIATTRIETMLGDVAVAVHPNDKRYSHLVGKELIHPFILDRKLIVIADTYVDMEYGTGAVKITPAHDKNDYEMMKRHNLKYINIFTLDGHINENGGELFAGLHRFECRFKIQEELKKRNLLSDKIPNSMSLPLCSRSNDIIEYMLIPQWYLNCSELAKQAISYVKTKELAIIPAQHINTWFYWLENVRDWCISRQLWWGHRIPAYKIIMKDDLTGESAGAENQNSGQSNGQNRSQTSIHNNNICLNPYEQGQEQWVVGNSHEECIEKAKKLIGEDKQFELIQDEDVLDTWFSSSLVPFSSLGWPEQTEDIENFFPNTILETGQDILFFWVARMVIVSIHLMKKLPFNTIYLHAMIRDSKGEKMSKSKGNVVDPLDIIDGITLEGLHQKLYEGNLPEKEIKRAIELQKKEFPKGIPECGTDALRFGLLTYLKQGRNVNLDINRIIGYRHFCNKLWNAVKFFLKTLPENYDNYNILLYKPEYVKTVKWEDKWILHRLNIYIKSANENFNAYNFSEVAFASYNFWLYDLCDIYLELIKARLNTDSQGDVQNKQLPNEKRQDDVPSGSKTTNYTAVNTTDNPDGVLTDSKMDDGLEANKTLHACLDYGLRLLHPISPFITEELYHKIAAEAYKFDSISIASYPEYVELWNNEQVNLEMNTFMIIVKQFRSFISNLEIPPKSKLNCFIAAKNKADEIFIEKVKSKIQVLAKLSSLSIVNYNVDELSQELKIQIKKCLKDIISNQFIIYVQSTEEYLKPLLLNMVNKNKKLQNSLDSYLKKINDPNYEQKVPEQVRNLYMEKVEQLNSQILDISNIIIEINECLKN; from the coding sequence ATGAGAAAAACTTTACTAAGAAGAATATTGTTCTACAAATATCAAACGTGTGCAAGATATAGTAAAGTAAAGAACATGGAAAACAGAAATTTGAAGGAGAATTTAAAATCTATGAAGGATGCATATGATCCTAAAAGTGTGGAATCAAAGTGGTATACATTTTGGGAACAAAATGACTATTTTAAaccaaaaaaagaattaataaaaattaaagataatgcaaataaatttgtaattGTATTACCGCCTCCTAATATTACTGGAACGTTACATATTGGTCATACATTAACAATAGCTATTCAGGATTCGTTAGTTAGatataaaagaatgaaaaattatttaacgTTATATATACCTGGGACAGACCATGCAGGTATAGCAACTCAAACCGTTGttgaaaaaatgttatataaaaaagagaaaaaagtaaGACATGATTATGGAAGAGAtgaatttgtaaaaaaaatatatgagtGGAAAAATTTGCatggtaataaaataaataaccaAATAAGAAGAATAGGTGCATCCGTTGACTGGTCAAGAGAATATTTTACCATGAATGAGAATTTGTCTATTGCTGTTAAAGAAGCATTTATTAGATTTTACGATAGTGGACTAATATATCGAGATAATAGATTAGTAGCCTGGTGTCCTCATTTGAAAACTGCTTTATCAGATATAGAGGTTAATCttgaagaaattaaaaaaccaacaaaaattaaaatccCTTCTTTTGATCATTTAGTAGAAGTAGgtgttttatataaatttttttatcaaataaaagatagtcaagaaaaaattgaaattgcAACAACTCGTATTGAAACAATGTTAGGAGATGTCGCAGTGGCAGTACATCCAAATGATAAAAGATATTCTCATTTAGTAGGAAAAGAATTAATTCATCCTTTCATTTTGGATAGAAAATTAATTGTTATTGCTGATACATATGTTGATATGGAATATGGTACAGGGGCAGTAAAAATTACACCAGCACATGATAAAAATGACTATGAAATGATGAAAagacataatttaaaatatattaatatatttacattagaTGGACATATTAATGAAAACGGAGGAGAATTATTTGCAGGTTTACATCGATTTGAATGTAGGTTTAAAATTcaagaagaattaaaaaaacgaaatttATTGTCAGATAAAATTCCTAATTCCATGTCCTTACCCTTATGCTCAAGAAGCAATGATATCATTGAATATATGCTTATTCCTCAATGGTATTTAAATTGCTCAGAGCTAGCTAAACAGGCGATCAGTTATGTGAAGACTAAGGAACTAGCAATTATTCCTGCACAACACATAAATACCTGGTTTTATTGGCTAGAAAATGTTAGGGACTGGTGTATATCAAGACAGTTATGGTGGGGTCATCGGATTCCtgcatataaaattataatgaaagaTGACTTAACAGGGGAAAGCGCAGGCGCAGAAAATCAAAATAGTGGACAAAGTAATGGACAAAATAGAAGTCAGACAAGCATCCATAATAACAATATCTGCTTGAATCCTTATGAACAAGGTCAGGAGCAATGGGTAGTTGGGAATTCCCATGAGGAATGCATAGAGAAAGCAAAAAAGTTAATAGGAGAAGATAAACAGTTTGAATTAATTCAAGATGAAGATGTCCTGGATACGTggttttcttcttctttagTTCCCTTTAGTTCATTAGGATGGCCAGAACAAACAGAAGACATAGAAAATTTCTTCCCGAATACTATTTTAGAAACTGGTCaggatatattatttttttgggtAGCTAGAATGGTAATAGTTTCCATacatttaatgaaaaagttaccatttaatacaatatatttacatgctATGATAAGAGATTCGAAAGGAGAAAAGATGAGCAAAAGTAAAGGAAATGTTGTGGATCCTCTAGATATTATTGATGGAATAACACTAGAAGGGTTACATCAGAAATTATATGAAGGAAATTTAccagaaaaagaaattaaaagagCTAtagaattacaaaaaaaagaattccCAAAGGGTATACCTGAATGTGGTACAGATGCCTTAAGGTTTGGTCTACTAACCTACTTAAAACAAGGAAGAAATGTAAATTTAGATATTAATAGAATTATTGGATATAGACATTTTTGCAATAAATTATGGAATGCTGtcaaattttttctaaagaCATTACcagaaaattatgataattataatattttactttacaAACCTGAATATGTCAAAACCGTTAAGTGGGAGGACAAATGGATTTTACAtagattaaatatatatattaaaagtgcaaatgaaaattttaatgcgTATAATTTTTCGGAAGTAGCATTTGCTTCGTACAATTTTTGGCTATACGATTTATGTGATATTTATTTAGAACTAATAAAGGCACGCCTAAATACAGATTCGCAAGGAGATGTACAAAATAAGCAGTTACCAAATGAAAAGAGACAAGATGATGTACCATCTGGTAGTAAAACTACTAATTACACTGCTGTTAATACAACTGATAACCCTGATGGTGTACTAACTGATAGTAAAATGGATGATGGGCTTGAAGCAAATAAAACGCTGCATGCGTGTCTTGATTATGGCCTTAGACTTCTACATCCAATATCTCCATTCATAACAGAAGAATTATATCACAAAATTGCAGCAGAAGCATACAAATTTGATTCTATTTCCATAGCTAGTTATCCAGAATATGTAGAATTGTGGAATAATGAACAAGTTAATTTAGAAATGAATACATTTATGATCATTGTTAAGCAATTTAGATCTTTTATTTCAAATCTTGAAATTCCTCCAAAATCTAAGCTAAATTGTTTTATTGctgcaaaaaataaagcagatgaaatttttatcgaaaaagtaaaaagtaaaatcCAAGTATTAGCCAAGCTATCATCCCTAAGTATAGTTAATTACAATGTGGATGAATTATCGCAGgaattaaaaattcaaattaaaaaatgtctAAAAGATATTATTTCGAAccaatttattatatatgtccAGTCGACGGAAGAATATCTTAAACCCTTGTTACTTAATatggtaaataaaaataaaaagttacaGAATTCTTTAGATtcgtatttaaaaaaaattaatgatcCAAATTACGAACAAAAAGTTCCTGAACAAGTcagaaatttatatatggaaaaagtGGAGCAATTAAATTCTCAAATACTGGATATatcaaatattataattgaaATTAATGAATGCTTGAAAAATTGA